Within Malus domestica chromosome 04, GDT2T_hap1, the genomic segment AATGTACAAGGGATAATTGATAAGGGATGAAATTAATTAACGAGGTCCAAGCTAATGAGTTGGTAATAAAAGATAAAGGACCATGCATTTgtgataattattttgtttcattCAATGTTGATTCTATGTCATTAGATGTTAATTGAATGAGTAATGCTAGGGTGACCATATTGGTAACTACGTGATGTGGCATGCGATACATATAACCAACATCCAATGAGCTAAACTCATTAAATGACATGAGATGGAACACCAACGTGGTTCAAAAATGTAATCTCTTTAGCATTTTTCCTAATTGAATATGTCATGAATTAGATACAAATATACATGTGGTAAGCGTAGcattattttaaattgtaaccTCATAAGAGTCAAATACAAGAGAGATACCACAATGAAGCAGAATGCGTCTAACCTGAATATTCAAAACGAGAAGATAATTCAAGGAAGATAAGTgaaatttcaattcaatttaatAGTGAAGTCATCATCTTCTCTTGAAACCATACTTTTTGCGTTCATAGAATAGATCTGTTTTGGCACTTCCTAGATTGACAATTTTGGGACAGCCATCTCGATCTTTCTCCAGCTGAGTACACTCTTTGCAGTAATAAGCATCAGAAATTCCAAGCCCTCCACACACAACACACCGTCCTTGGAACGATCCGTAGTTGCACTCATCCCACACCCGAACAAGTGTGCATGGACGAACCAAAGAATCACAGATCACACACTTGCCATCACACTTCTCACACAACCTTCCAATGGCAATTCCCGGTTGCTTCCGGCACATAATTAGGTCAGGATGATGCTTCGCCATGTTCCTGTGGTTATTTGTGCAACAATATATGTGCTAACTGATGCTAGTCCCTTGCAATATATATTGGCAAAGTGAGGACTACAACAGTCACAAATAGGAAGGAAGATTTTGGGGCTTACTTGCTGATCAAGGAAAACCACTTTCAGAAGTCAATTTCAGCTGAAAAGTAAGAAAACTGGTTTTCGTGGGGAACAAGCTGGggacaaagaaaatggaaagTGAGGGTTTATCTTAATTAACTAAAGTACTAGTGTCCAAAAATGATGTTCAcgagattaattaattaaataagagTATGAAGGGCAATGTGATGACGGGCTGGGGAATATGCGGATGGTCTGACTTCGAGTCTGTTAGTGTGTAAATTGTGATCTGATGTGGCAGTTGCATTTCCAGCTCATATTGCTAGTTTGTTTAGCTAAATTGGTTGTATGCTTATTTGTTTAAGTCTCAAAGGTGTTAGTGTAACTTGATTTCAATGAGAGTTTTGATGAAGATGGAGCTGTACAGAAAACACACGATGAACAAAGGTTGGAGAAAGCGAACGGTTTCTTGTTCTTCTCTCTGCAGAAAGCTTTACAGAGGAATATTGCTACTCATTTTAGAAAATGAGCACTCACATGCTTTACATTAACTGAAGGTCCTTAACTTGGGACCACATAAACTACTACATTTCATCCTAGACACACATCTCTCTAATTTCATGGATCTACCaacacatggcactcatggccttttTACAAAACTAGACATTTACACTTTGCCTCATCCTGCACAAGTGGATTCACCAATTTAAACAAAACTTATTCTAAAACATTTCAGCTCAAATACTTATAgttcaacactcccctttaagttTTGAGCTGATTTCACACCAAGCATATCTCGAAGATAGTTGAATCGATCCTTAGACAAAGCCTTAGTAAATATGTCTGCCACCTGCTCATTTGTTGGACAGTACACCAAATCGATTATCCCTTCCTGGAGTGCATTCTTGATAAAATGATACCTTCTGTCAATGTGCTTGGTTTTCTGATGGAAAACAGGATTTTTAGTAATTGCAATTGCTGCTGTATTATGACAGTGTACTGGAGTCGCTTCAGTTTGCATCTCACCAAAATCTTCAAGAACAAATCTAAGCCAAATGGCTTGAGCAGTTGCTTCAGAGGCACTGATGTACTCTGCTTCTGCGGTAGAGAGTGCTACACAATTATGCTTCACTGAGGCCCATGAGAACACTCCACTGCCAAAGGAAAATGCATAACCAGAAGTACTCTTGCTATCATCAACAGATCctccccaatcactatcacagaATCCGATTAGCATTGCATTCTTTCCCTTTACATACTCCAGACCATAATCTAAAGTTCCCTTGATGTACCTAAGCACTTTTTTGGCTGTTCCAAGATGTTTATTTGTAGGACAGTGCATGAATCGAGCTAGAAGGCTTGCAGCATACATTATATATGGTCGAGTTGCTGTGAGATACAACAAACTTCCAACAATTCTTCGATACTGTTCCTCACTTGCTGAACCACTGCCATCATCTTTGCATAGCTTCTCTGATGAAACCAGTGGTGTAAACACAGATTTACACTCATTCAAACCAAACTTATCTAACAAAGAACCAGCATACTTCCTTTGATGGATAAATATGCTTGTGTGAGTTTGAATCACTCCCATACCAAGGAAATGGTGAAGGAGCCCCAAAtctgtcatctcatattttGTCATCATgtcttccttgaactccttcaacATTTCAGTGCTATTCCCAGTATACACTATGTCGTCCACATAGATTGAAACAATCAGAATTTCTCCTCCCCTTGCTTTGATGTAAAGAGTAGCTTCACTCTGACTTTTCACAAACCCACAGTGAGCAAAATAGGTATCAATTTCACTATACCAGGCTCTTGGCGCCTGTTTTAGACCATACAAAGCTTTATAAAGCTTGTACACCTTGTCTTCACTCCCCTTGATCACAAAACCATCTGGTTGTTCTACATAAACTTCTTCTTCGAGTACTCCATTCAGAAAAGCAGATTTCACATCTAGTTGGTATAATTTCCAACTTTTCTGAGCTGCCAAAGCAATTAGAGTCCGAATTGTATCCAGTCTAGCTACAGGTGCAAACGTTTCATTGTAATCCACACCTGGTTTCTGAGCATATCCTTTGGCTACCAATCTTGCCTTATGCTTTTGCATTGTCCCATCGAGATTAAGCTTGGTCTTGAACACCcacttaaccccaattatgggTTTATCACTTGGTCTGTTCACCAGATCCCATGTTGCATTCTTCTCAATCATTGACAGTTCATCTTTCATAGCCTTCATCCATGCTTCATCTTTGGCTGCCTCTTCAAATTTTTCAGGTTCCATAATACAAAGATTGCATTGTGCCAAGACATCATCTAGATTCCTCCATTTCAATGGAGTGTGATCAAAGGCTTGAGTCATTCTCATGCTGCTGTCCACATCACTTACAGATTCATGAGAAAATGCCAGATTTGGTGACAAAACATAATCATTTTCCTCTGGAGTTGTCTCTGATGAGATACATTTAGGCAGCACAGATAACTCACTAGGATTAAACACAGTTACATAGTTCTCAGGAGCTGTCTTCCATTCCCAGGCTGCATTTTCATCAAACACAACATCCCTTGAGAGTATAAGCTTTTTACTAAGAGGATCATACACTCTGTACCCCTTTTCACAGGTTGCATAACCTACAAATATGCCCTTGACACTCTTTGCATCTAGTTTCTGTCTCAACTCATTTGGTGTGTGTACATAACACAGACAACCAAAGATTTTAAGATGTGCAATTCCAGGTTTTCGACCACTGAATGCTTCAAATGGAGTTACTTCTCCAAGAGCTCTTGTAGGACACCTGTTCAATATATAGACAGCTGTGAGTACAGATTCTGCCCATAAGTAGTATGGTAGTCCTTTGTCATGAAGCATAGCTTTTGCCATCTCAACCACAGCTCGGTTTTTCCTCTCTACCACTCCATTCTGTTGTGGAGTATAGGCCATAGATAACTGTCTTTGAATCCCTGCATCTTCACACAGTTTGTTGAATTCACAAGATGTGAATTCACCCCCTCTGTCACTCCTCAAACATTTTATCTTAAAACCACTTTGTAATTCCACCATGGACTTGAATTTTCTAAAACAGATCAATGCATCTGACTTGTATTTCAGAAAATAAACCCACATCATTCTTGTACAGTCATCTACAAGAAGCATGAAATATTTGTTGCCCGCAAGAGAATCATTCTGCATAGGACCACACAGATCTACATGCACCAGTTCTAGAGGTTTACTTGCTCTCCAcgcttgattctttggaaaccaCTCTCTATGCTGTTTCCCAAACTGACAACCTTCACAAACTTCATCCATTTCTTCTAAAACTGGAAGACCATGCACCATTTCTTTGTTCTTAAGctgttgaagacctctaaaatGCAGATGGCCTAGTCTCTTGTGCCATATCCAAGTAGACTTAGAAATACCTGCTCTCAGTACAACCTGATCATTTTGTATCAGTGTCAAAGGATAACATctgttctttttcatttcaacTTTGAGTACAAGACAATCCAATGAAGGTCCATCAAAGATACTACACATCTTTCCCCCAAATAACAGGTAGTAACCGTGTTCATCCATCTGCCCCACACTTAACAGATTTTCCTTCAACCCAGGTAGGTACATTACTTCTTTGACATATTTTCTGCCTTTGCTAGTGTCTATCACAAGTGTACCAAAACCTGCCACATTCATGAGTTCCCCTGTGGGCATTTGAACCTTGCCAACCACATTTGTCTTCATGTCTATCAACAACTTAGAATCCCCTGTCATATGGTTGCTACAACCACTGTCTACATACCATTCTCCATTCACTTTTGATTCAGTGATTGTGCTATTTGCATAAAACAGGTTCCCTGTCACCTCTACCTGATTAGCACTATTTGCCTTTTGCACTAATTTACCTACTGTGCACTCTCTAGCCCAGTGACCAAACTTTTCACAGTTATAGCATTTAGGTTTCCCTTTATACCTACACTCTCCAAAGTGAAACTTAGAACATACCCTGCACTGTGGTTTTGTACCTATCTGCCCCATTGACTGTGCATTATGTGCAGGATTAGCAGGAAATTTCTGCTGAAACTTAGGTTTTGAACCCCATTTCTTGCCCTTGTTATTCCAATTTTTCTGGAACTGAGATGAACCAGATTGACCTTCACCCCTATCCTGCTCTTTTGAACTCACTGAGAAAGATGAGAATGCTTTCCCAGTAGTATCAACAGTATGCAGATCAAACCGTTGTTCTTGACTTTTTAAGATTGCAACTACTTCCTGCAACTCTACAGTCTCTAGACACTTTGTGTTTTCTATAACCAAACAGATAGAATCATAAGGTTTACTAAGACTAATCAGAACCTTTTGCACCAGTCTCTCATTCGACAGAGATTCACCAAATGttctcatttgattaattagctCATTCAACCGTGTAAGATAGCTAGATAAAGACTCATCATCTCTCATCCTAGCATATTCAAACTCTCTCCTAAGATTCTGCAATTTCACAGATCGTACCTGATCACCACCGTGATACTCCCCGTACAACAAATCCCATGCCATCTTAGCTGACTCGGCATTGGCGATTCGTGGGAAGATCTGATCCGAGACTGCATTCTGAATGATTCCCAAAGCCTTTGCGTCTTTCATCAGAACAGCTACCATTTCTTCATCATCCTTCGATGCTTCTCCAGCTTCCTTCTTCTTCGGATTTGAGGTTTCAATCCCCTTCTCTACCAGATTCCATAACCCAAGGGATTTGAATATCGTTGCCATTTTAATTCTCcagaactcgtagttctcaccggagaaaaCTGGAGTCCTCACTTCCGAGCCTCCAGATCCAGACATGTTTTGATCTGAATCGACAACGTTCACGAAGCTTCGATTGAGCTCAAAAATAGCTTCACAGATTTACGCCCAGATTGTTAGACccaacctggctctgaggccatgttagtgtaACTTGATTTCAATGAGAGTTTTGATGAAGATGGAGCTGTACAGAAAACACACGATGAACAAAGGTTGGAGAAAGCGAACGGTTTCTTGTTCTTCTCTCTGCAGAAAGCTTTACAGAGGAATATTGCTACTCATTTTAGAAAATGAGCACTCACATGCTTTACATTAACTGAAGGTCCTTAACTTGGGACCACATAAACTACTACATTTCATCCTAGACACACATCTCTCTAATTTCATGGATCTACCaacacatggcactcatggccttttTACAAAACTAGACATTTACACTTTGCCTCATCCTGCACAAGTGGATTCACCAATTTAAACAAAACTTATTCTAAAACATTTCAGCTCAAATACTTATAGTTCAACAAAAGGTCTTAAGTAAGTCAGTAGACATGTGTCTTCATCTCATAGGGTGTAAGATGGTAGGCTAGGATTGTTTCAATGTAATTTGAATACTACCAAAAGTGTGCAACAGTTACAAGAGAGTGGaattctttttctctcttagaTGAATGGAATGGTGAATGTGTGAAGAATGTTCAGATTCATATTctctgttctctctctctctctctctttaccaTCATCTCTTCCATTTTTGTACTGTAATGTCTTCTATTATTTGAGGAAATCTGTGTAGTCATAGCTCACAGTTGCATAGCTCATTCGAACACTAACAGAGTCACATATTAGATAATAGCGGTGGATCGCTTCTTCATAATTTATATGGTAGTAATATTTTTCCTCGTGATCATATTTCTAAATTTATAAAACACCAGTTTAGGAAGACATAGAGATGTTTAACTTGATTCCTAATTAAATATTTCACAAGACATATTATTGCCCCTTAGTCTCTACAATAATTCTGTGTAGGAGATCTATTCGATGCGATCATCAATTAAATGTTGATATGTTTAGTTGTCAGTTATGATATTCACACTTTAGCAATGACATATCGACGATATATTCATTCGTTAAGAAAGAACGATGGATCTTCCCGAACACTAAATGACTACTCGCTTTCAACAACTTGGGAAGAATTTATATGATATGAGTCTCAAATAACCAGGTTTCAGCTCCAACGGATACCtttcattattttgaaataTAAGAATAACTTCTGAATCAAGAACATGACTATAGGAGAGTAACAAAAGTCTTGACGCACTAACCCTCAGTTTAGGAATCAAGTTATTTATAGAATCTCGTCCAGATGTTATCACAGATAGATCAGATTCCCCAAGATATGTGTTGTATTAAAAATAAGAAACCACACATATATATAGCTTGTCAGATGACCCTCACTTGTCCACCAAAGATCCAACTGATAGGTACGGAGGTGAGTGGTCGCTTGTCCCTTAATTGAACTCTTTCCTCCAGTTTTCTTATTCTTAGGGCCAACCCACAAACATAATCCTGAGCCTTTCGGCCCTCAGGTGAAAGTCCGGTTAGGGTTTCAACCTTCCACACGGAGAGCAACAACTCCAGTATATCGGCATAGTCATTGGTGGTATATAATCCAAGGCGCTGCGCAACACTGGAAAAGTGGTGGAAAAGGTGGTGATCACGACCATCATACATCAAGTGAGCGGGCATAGTGATTTGCTTCTTCATCATGTGAGCTAAAGAAATGACTGTAAAATCAGCTTTGCCACTATCTTTTTGTAGGCCGCCTCATGGCGCTTCTCATCGGAGGCTATTGTACCGCATATTTGCGCCAACTTCAAGTCCCCATGCTCCTTGGCAAGTTTGGCAGTGTTCCCATGAGAGATAGCGGTAGCCCTTTCCTGGAATGAAGTATATATGAAGGCCAAGTAAGGGTTGTTCTCACCCCCGGGATCCTAAGCACATACGTTTATATGCATACacaaagaaaactaattaaacaCATTAAAAGACGTTAAGTGATTAAGTTAATAAATTAGCTAGGGGTCCTAAGTAAATACCATTCCATAAGTAATCAGATACTGAATGGTCCTCTCAATTTGGGACATGTCGACTCGTCCAGTGAGATAGAGATACTTATTGAGAAGGTCCCCATGCCTGTTGTCTTCAGCAGTCCATGCCCTGTTCCAAGAAATAGGGCTTGAACCTGTTTCATCTTGAACTCCATCCAATGTATTAAGCATCGTTTGGTAAGTCGGAAGGGCGTCTTCAGTGATCATGTTTCCGACCAAAACAACAAAGTAATCATCAGGAATCTCATTTGCCCTCTCCCTTAGTTCCTTGACTTGCTCAAGAAATCCATCCGTATCACCAGTAGTTCGAGAGTGAGGAAGAAAATCTTGAGGTGGCCAACACTTGTCAACTTGTTTCAAGTGAATCAAAATGTTGTGCTCAGCCCAGTCCTCTAGGTATTTGAATATCTCAATCTTTTGACTTGGCATAGAATGTGTAATTTCTTGATAACGCAACTCGCGCTGAGGCATGAAAGCCTTCTTGTAATTGTGTACATAATTCCCATTACTAATGTTAATCTCATCAATCCTGAGCTCTCTTTCTCTGCAAGCATGCATGTACAATTATTAAAGCTAACTAGCCCAGTTCGAATGTATAAATTTAtcttgacatatatatatacacacacgtg encodes:
- the LOC103432771 gene encoding PHD finger-like domain-containing protein 5A translates to MAKHHPDLIMCRKQPGIAIGRLCEKCDGKCVICDSLVRPCTLVRVWDECNYGSFQGRCVVCGGLGISDAYYCKECTQLEKDRDGCPKIVNLGSAKTDLFYERKKYGFKRR